One segment of Proteus appendicitidis DNA contains the following:
- the lolA gene encoding outer membrane lipoprotein chaperone LolA, with protein sequence MKKVLFAVCAMTLISSQAAWADARQDLQQRLNKVNSFQANFSQTVTSNEGSLIQKGEGSLKVQRPDLFNWQMTAPDESTLISDGKTLWFYNPFVEQVTATWLESATTNTPFMLIARNDSKEWQNYDVKQSGDRFELTPKVENNLKHFTITVLPNGQIQQFAATEQDGQVSNYQLTAQTAAPIDASAFRFTPPAGVTVDDQRQ encoded by the coding sequence ATGAAAAAAGTATTATTTGCAGTGTGTGCGATGACATTAATAAGTAGCCAAGCCGCTTGGGCTGATGCACGTCAGGATTTGCAACAACGATTAAATAAAGTAAATAGTTTTCAAGCAAACTTTAGTCAAACCGTGACCAGCAATGAAGGCTCTCTTATTCAAAAAGGGGAAGGCAGTTTAAAAGTACAGCGCCCTGATTTGTTTAATTGGCAAATGACAGCACCGGATGAGAGCACATTGATCTCTGATGGTAAAACATTGTGGTTTTACAATCCTTTTGTCGAGCAAGTTACGGCAACTTGGCTGGAAAGTGCCACAACCAATACGCCTTTTATGCTGATCGCCCGTAATGACAGTAAAGAGTGGCAAAACTATGATGTAAAACAGTCTGGTGATCGTTTTGAGTTAACACCTAAAGTAGAAAATAACTTAAAACATTTTACGATAACTGTATTACCTAACGGACAAATTCAGCAATTTGCAGCTACAGAGCAAGACGGTCAGGTAAGTAATTATCAATTAACTGCACAGACTGCCGCACCAATCGATGCATCCGCGTTTCGCTTTACGCCTCCTGCGGGTGTGACTGTGGATGACCAACGTCAGTGA
- the cydD gene encoding heme ABC transporter permease/ATP-binding protein CydD has product MDKTKQSELVRWLKQQSAPARRWLRLSMILGVVSGLLIIAQAWLLAVLLQAFIMDSLNRDMHIPTFLTLIGIFILRAVVMAIRERVGYRCGMAVRQQIRKIVLDRLEELGPVWVKGKPAGSWATIILEQIEDMQDYYARYIPQMYLATIVPILILITIVPVNWAAGLILFFTAPLIPLFMALVGLGAADANRRNFLALGRLSGNFLDRLRGLDTLRLFNRGNAEVKQITEATEDFRKRTMEVLRMAFLSSGVLEFFTAVSIAVVAVYFGFSYLGELSFGSYGLGVTLFSGFLALILAPEFFQPLRDLGTYYHAKAQAVGAAESLVEFLEADGEKPQFTGNERLNTTESIEITAHELEILSHQGVKLAGPLNFTINPNQRIAIVGLSGAGKSSLLNVLLGFLPYRGSLKVNGVELTQLSPDAWRQCLSWVGQNPNLPEQTLLDNIRLSNPNASDEQINLAIEKAYVSDFIHELPDGLNTIIGDSAARLSVGQAQRIAVARALLSPCQFLLLDEPAASLDSHSEQRVMHALNNASLNQTTLLITHLLEETLGYDQIWVMEKGQIIETGTYASLSQQNGTFARLLAHRKEEL; this is encoded by the coding sequence ATGGATAAAACTAAACAAAGTGAATTGGTTCGATGGCTGAAACAGCAAAGTGCTCCAGCCCGTCGATGGCTACGGCTATCAATGATCCTAGGTGTTGTAAGCGGCTTATTAATTATTGCACAAGCATGGTTATTAGCTGTTTTACTTCAAGCATTTATCATGGACAGTCTGAATCGTGATATGCACATACCTACCTTTCTCACCCTTATTGGTATTTTTATCTTACGCGCTGTGGTGATGGCGATAAGAGAGCGAGTAGGTTATCGCTGTGGTATGGCGGTCAGGCAACAAATTCGTAAAATTGTTCTTGATAGACTTGAAGAGCTAGGTCCTGTTTGGGTTAAAGGCAAACCCGCAGGGAGTTGGGCTACAATTATTCTAGAGCAAATAGAAGATATGCAAGATTACTATGCGCGTTATATTCCGCAAATGTATCTTGCTACCATTGTGCCTATCCTTATTCTTATCACCATCGTCCCTGTTAACTGGGCTGCTGGCTTGATTCTATTTTTCACCGCCCCACTGATCCCGCTATTTATGGCATTAGTGGGATTAGGCGCAGCAGATGCTAACCGCAGAAACTTCCTCGCATTAGGTCGTTTAAGTGGTAACTTCCTCGATAGATTAAGAGGGTTAGATACATTACGGTTATTTAACCGTGGTAATGCAGAAGTTAAACAAATCACCGAAGCAACAGAAGATTTCCGCAAACGTACAATGGAAGTGCTAAGAATGGCATTCCTTTCATCAGGCGTATTAGAATTCTTTACCGCGGTTTCGATTGCTGTTGTCGCTGTTTACTTTGGTTTTTCTTACTTAGGTGAACTCAGTTTTGGTAGTTATGGTTTAGGTGTCACACTTTTCTCAGGCTTTTTAGCGCTGATCTTAGCCCCTGAATTCTTCCAACCTCTGCGTGATTTAGGAACTTACTATCATGCCAAAGCACAAGCCGTTGGCGCTGCAGAATCTCTGGTTGAGTTTTTAGAAGCCGATGGTGAAAAACCACAATTCACAGGCAATGAGCGCCTTAATACCACAGAAAGTATTGAGATAACGGCTCATGAACTAGAAATTCTATCTCATCAAGGTGTCAAACTCGCAGGTCCATTAAACTTTACTATTAACCCTAATCAACGAATTGCGATTGTGGGTCTAAGTGGTGCAGGCAAAAGCTCGCTATTAAATGTGCTGCTCGGCTTTTTACCTTATCGTGGCTCCTTAAAAGTTAATGGCGTTGAATTGACGCAACTCTCGCCTGATGCATGGCGTCAATGTTTAAGCTGGGTTGGTCAAAATCCGAATTTACCCGAACAAACCTTGCTGGATAATATTCGCTTAAGCAATCCTAATGCCAGTGATGAACAAATCAACCTTGCTATTGAAAAAGCCTATGTCAGCGATTTTATTCATGAGTTACCTGACGGCTTAAATACGATTATTGGCGATAGTGCTGCACGCCTTTCTGTTGGTCAGGCTCAGCGTATTGCTGTTGCGCGTGCTTTATTGTCGCCTTGTCAATTTTTGTTATTAGATGAACCGGCAGCAAGCCTTGATTCTCATAGTGAACAACGTGTTATGCACGCACTGAATAATGCCTCATTAAATCAAACGACCTTGCTTATTACGCATCTACTTGAAGAGACATTAGGTTACGACCAAATTTGGGTGATGGAAAAAGGTCAGATTATTGAAACTGGCACTTAT
- a CDS encoding DNA translocase FtsK 4TM domain-containing protein, producing MSQEYTEDKNIRLTKISNRRRIWEAILILIGIGAVFLMVSLLSFHPSDPSWSQTTWNEPIQNLGGSIGAWLADILFSAFGLLAYAIPVVVVFGCWNSLRYQQNREYTDFFSLALRTIGALALIFTSCALADLNFDDIYNFSSGGVIGSLFSKALLPWFNVLGATLALLSVWAIGFTLFTGWSWLTITEKIGAVILGGVGFIANRGQNEADYEDEEEDTQDVVTEIAENSNQKENQQTELTTEESDDILFSAPSALELARQQEIDTLQVKAEQEDDLPSFSATNDITDEHAQTLTQQAAPFVPETVSQPTHTEEEPEHYRFDIPEAFLKKEAQSEANAPQDLAYSMPEKNTPAEMPFDDKPMAQPSSVSTDSVMPAGRAEPTFSLAPDTDSLTQAAATVASGVATSVLVSHGSQIKQGLGPELPRPNPVRLPTRRELYGIHIPSQREAELRRREEAVQSEPEDELADIQEQANFEQELRQQFLEQQRERYGENDSADPEAIIGADNQPNITTPLSSFNHQQDDYRDEPTVTANTFSSSEENNSDIDEDEQYQQQLAAQFKQQLQDRYGDDVSLDDDEDEVLPQISTSAPSLQATTGYQPHIQHSFASQSAQPTQTIEKKVEYPASNAFLQISPRDEEEEEYSPKIELERELTALEAFSPIDDLLDEDPTEPVFTPIVSEPVTPQVAPQTAPQSRIEPQPNMAQHFAQQQQQQQQQQQQQQQQQQQQESLIHPFLMRNDRPLQKPTTPMPSLDLLTTPPVEDEPVDMFELERIGKLIEARLNDYRVKAKVVGISPGPVITRFELELAPGVKAARISNLSRDLARSLSAIAVRIVEVIPGKPYVGLELPNKKRQTVYMHELLDSNAFRDSRSPLTVVLGKDIGGQPVVANLAKMPHLLVAGTTGSGKSVGVNAMIISILYKAKPEDVRFIMIDPKMLELSVYEGIPHLLTEVVTDMKDAASALRWSVAEMERRYKLMSALGVRNLAGYNERIKEAEAMGRPIPITDDIRKRIGGIPETTTIFEKEPYIVVVVDEFADLMMTVGKKVEELIARLAQKARAAGIHLVLATQRPSVDIITGLIKANIPSRIAFTVSSKIDSRTILDQGGAESLLGMGDMLYAPNGYPPERVHGAFVSDDEVHAVATDWKARGRPQYIEAITKCSEEGEGNSGGGYDDGEELDPLFDQAVEFVVEKQRVSISGVQRQFRIGYNRAARIVEQMEMQGIVSAPNHNNTRDVLSPPPSDM from the coding sequence TTGAGCCAGGAATATACAGAAGATAAAAATATTCGTTTAACAAAGATAAGCAACCGTCGCCGTATTTGGGAGGCTATTCTCATCCTCATCGGCATTGGCGCTGTCTTTTTAATGGTTTCGTTACTTAGCTTTCATCCCTCTGATCCTAGCTGGTCACAAACCACTTGGAATGAGCCTATTCAAAATTTAGGCGGTAGTATCGGGGCATGGTTAGCTGATATTCTATTTTCTGCATTTGGTTTACTTGCCTATGCAATTCCTGTTGTCGTGGTCTTTGGGTGCTGGAATTCTTTACGCTACCAACAAAACCGTGAATATACCGACTTCTTTTCCCTTGCACTTCGCACGATTGGTGCTTTGGCTCTGATCTTTACCTCTTGTGCATTGGCTGATCTTAATTTTGATGATATCTACAATTTCAGCTCTGGCGGTGTTATTGGCAGTTTGTTTAGTAAAGCCTTATTACCGTGGTTTAATGTTTTAGGTGCTACTCTTGCTCTGTTATCTGTGTGGGCAATTGGCTTTACATTGTTTACTGGCTGGTCTTGGTTAACAATCACAGAAAAAATTGGTGCCGTAATTTTGGGCGGTGTTGGTTTTATTGCCAATAGAGGTCAAAATGAAGCTGATTACGAAGATGAAGAAGAGGATACTCAAGACGTTGTTACAGAAATAGCTGAAAATTCAAATCAAAAAGAAAATCAGCAAACAGAATTAACAACAGAAGAGAGTGATGATATTTTATTTTCTGCGCCTTCGGCACTTGAACTAGCTCGTCAGCAAGAGATAGACACATTACAAGTTAAAGCAGAGCAAGAAGATGATTTGCCGTCTTTCTCTGCAACAAACGACATAACAGATGAGCATGCGCAAACATTGACGCAACAAGCTGCTCCTTTTGTGCCAGAAACGGTTTCGCAACCCACTCATACAGAGGAAGAACCAGAACATTACCGTTTTGATATTCCAGAAGCATTTTTGAAAAAAGAAGCGCAATCAGAAGCCAATGCTCCTCAAGATCTCGCTTACTCAATGCCAGAAAAAAATACACCTGCTGAGATGCCATTTGATGACAAACCTATGGCACAGCCATCGTCCGTATCAACAGATAGTGTTATGCCAGCAGGCAGAGCTGAACCTACATTCTCGTTAGCACCTGATACAGACTCTTTAACGCAAGCAGCAGCTACGGTGGCATCAGGTGTGGCAACGAGTGTTCTTGTTAGTCATGGCTCTCAAATTAAACAAGGATTAGGCCCTGAATTACCTCGCCCAAATCCAGTACGACTGCCAACACGTCGTGAACTTTATGGTATTCATATACCTTCACAACGTGAAGCAGAACTACGTCGTCGTGAGGAAGCCGTTCAATCTGAACCTGAAGATGAATTAGCTGATATCCAAGAACAAGCGAATTTCGAACAAGAGTTGCGTCAGCAATTCCTCGAACAGCAACGCGAACGTTATGGTGAGAACGATAGTGCTGATCCAGAAGCTATTATTGGAGCAGACAATCAGCCAAATATTACAACGCCATTATCTTCATTTAATCATCAACAAGATGATTATCGTGATGAACCAACGGTTACCGCAAATACATTCTCTTCTTCAGAAGAAAATAACAGTGATATTGATGAAGATGAGCAATATCAGCAACAATTAGCAGCACAATTTAAGCAACAATTGCAGGATCGCTATGGTGATGATGTTTCGTTAGATGATGACGAAGATGAAGTTTTACCTCAAATATCAACATCAGCACCTTCATTACAAGCAACCACAGGTTATCAACCTCATATTCAACATTCATTTGCTTCACAATCAGCGCAACCGACGCAAACTATTGAGAAAAAAGTTGAATATCCAGCCAGCAATGCATTTCTACAAATTTCGCCTCGTGATGAAGAAGAGGAAGAGTACAGCCCTAAAATTGAGTTAGAAAGAGAGCTAACAGCATTAGAGGCATTCTCGCCAATTGATGATCTATTGGATGAAGATCCGACAGAGCCAGTGTTTACACCGATTGTTTCAGAACCTGTTACGCCACAAGTTGCACCTCAAACTGCACCACAATCACGTATTGAGCCTCAGCCTAATATGGCTCAGCATTTTGCACAGCAACAGCAACAGCAACAGCAACAGCAACAGCAACAGCAACAGCAACAGCAACAGCAAGAATCGTTAATTCACCCATTCTTGATGCGTAATGATAGACCGTTGCAAAAACCAACAACACCAATGCCTTCTTTGGATCTACTAACAACGCCACCAGTAGAAGATGAACCTGTTGATATGTTCGAGCTTGAGCGTATTGGTAAACTTATTGAAGCACGTCTTAATGATTATCGTGTTAAAGCCAAGGTGGTTGGTATTTCACCGGGACCTGTTATCACTCGTTTCGAGCTTGAACTTGCACCAGGTGTAAAAGCGGCACGTATATCAAATTTATCACGCGACTTAGCGCGTTCATTGTCTGCTATTGCGGTGCGTATTGTTGAAGTTATTCCGGGTAAACCTTATGTAGGGCTGGAATTACCTAACAAAAAACGCCAAACCGTATATATGCATGAGTTATTAGATAGCAATGCGTTTCGTGATAGCCGTTCTCCATTGACTGTTGTTTTAGGTAAAGATATCGGAGGTCAGCCAGTTGTTGCCAATCTGGCTAAAATGCCTCACTTACTTGTTGCCGGTACAACAGGTTCCGGTAAATCTGTCGGTGTGAATGCGATGATCATCAGCATTCTCTATAAAGCGAAACCAGAAGATGTTCGCTTTATTATGATTGACCCTAAAATGCTTGAGCTTTCGGTTTATGAAGGTATTCCACATCTTCTAACCGAAGTGGTTACCGACATGAAAGATGCCGCAAGCGCTCTGCGTTGGAGTGTGGCTGAAATGGAACGCCGTTATAAACTAATGTCAGCATTAGGCGTGCGTAATCTTGCTGGCTATAACGAAAGAATTAAAGAAGCAGAAGCGATGGGGCGCCCAATTCCTATTACTGACGATATTCGTAAGAGAATTGGTGGTATACCTGAAACAACAACAATTTTTGAAAAAGAGCCTTATATCGTGGTTGTTGTTGATGAGTTTGCTGATTTAATGATGACCGTAGGTAAGAAAGTTGAAGAATTGATTGCTCGTTTGGCACAAAAAGCGCGTGCCGCGGGGATCCATCTTGTACTTGCAACACAAAGACCTTCTGTGGACATTATTACAGGGTTAATTAAAGCCAATATTCCTAGCCGTATCGCATTTACTGTATCAAGTAAAATCGATTCTCGAACTATCTTAGACCAAGGTGGCGCAGAGTCTTTACTCGGTATGGGTGATATGCTTTATGCTCCTAATGGTTATCCGCCAGAACGTGTTCACGGTGCTTTTGTCAGTGATGATGAAGTTCATGCAGTAGCAACCGACTGGAAAGCACGCGGTCGTCCTCAGTATATTGAAGCCATTACTAAATGTAGCGAAGAAGGTGAAGGCAATAGTGGTGGTGGATATGATGATGGTGAAGAGCTTGATCCGTTATTTGACCAAGCTGTAGAATTTGTGGTTGAAAAACAACGTGTTTCTATTTCTGGAGTACAACGTCAATTTAGAATTGGCTATAACCGTGCAGCAAGAATTGTGGAACAAATGGAAATGCAAGGTATTGTCAGTGCGCCAAATCACAACAATACGCGTGATGTCCTTTCACCACCGCCTTCAGATATGTAA
- the serS gene encoding serine--tRNA ligase, which translates to MLDPNLLRNELDAVAEKLARRGFTLNVEKIRQQEERRKVLQVETESLQAERNSRSKSIGAAKARGEDIEPLRQEVNLLGEKLEAAKAELEVLQAEIRDYVLTIPNMPDDAVPNGKDDSENVEVSRWGTPKTYDFELKDHVTLGELTDGLDFASAVKITGSRFVVMKGQVARLHRAITQFMLDLHTEKHGYQEMYVPYLVNHATLYGTGQLPKFSEDLFHTKPLEEEAESQYALIPTAEVPVTNMVRDVILEEDDLPLKMTAHTPCFRSEAGSYGRDTRGLIRMHQFDKVELVQIAHPEKSMEALEELTGHAEKVLQLLNLPYRKVVLCTGDMGFGSRKTYDLEVWVPAQNTYREISSCSNMWDFQARRMQARFRSKGDKKIQLVHTLNGSGLAVGRTLVAIMENYQMADGRIEIPEVLRPYMKGLEYIG; encoded by the coding sequence ATGCTCGATCCAAATCTACTGCGTAATGAGCTAGACGCGGTCGCCGAAAAACTGGCTCGCAGGGGTTTCACCCTCAATGTGGAAAAAATTCGTCAACAAGAAGAACGCCGTAAGGTGTTACAGGTTGAAACTGAATCCCTGCAAGCAGAACGTAATTCTCGATCGAAGTCCATTGGTGCGGCAAAAGCGCGTGGTGAAGATATTGAGCCACTTCGTCAAGAAGTTAACCTGTTAGGTGAAAAACTTGAAGCTGCAAAAGCCGAACTTGAAGTGCTTCAAGCGGAAATTCGTGATTACGTTTTAACTATCCCAAATATGCCAGATGATGCGGTTCCAAATGGCAAAGATGACAGCGAAAACGTGGAAGTTTCTCGTTGGGGTACTCCAAAGACTTATGATTTTGAATTAAAAGATCATGTGACTTTAGGTGAGCTAACAGATGGTTTAGATTTTGCTTCTGCGGTAAAAATTACCGGTTCACGTTTTGTTGTGATGAAAGGTCAAGTTGCACGTTTACATCGTGCTATTACACAATTTATGTTGGATCTGCACACAGAAAAGCACGGCTACCAAGAAATGTATGTTCCTTACTTGGTTAACCATGCAACTTTGTACGGTACAGGTCAGTTACCTAAATTTAGTGAAGACTTATTCCACACTAAACCGTTAGAAGAAGAAGCAGAAAGCCAATACGCACTTATTCCAACAGCAGAAGTGCCTGTGACAAATATGGTAAGAGACGTCATTCTTGAAGAAGACGACTTGCCATTAAAAATGACGGCTCACACACCATGCTTCCGTTCAGAAGCAGGCTCTTATGGTCGTGATACGCGTGGTTTAATTCGTATGCACCAATTTGATAAAGTAGAGCTAGTTCAAATCGCTCATCCTGAAAAATCAATGGAAGCATTAGAAGAGCTGACTGGTCACGCTGAAAAAGTGCTGCAATTACTGAATCTACCTTACCGTAAAGTTGTGCTTTGCACTGGCGATATGGGCTTCGGTTCACGTAAAACTTACGACTTAGAAGTTTGGGTTCCGGCTCAAAATACTTACCGTGAGATCTCTTCATGCTCAAATATGTGGGATTTCCAAGCTCGTCGTATGCAAGCACGCTTCCGTTCTAAAGGTGATAAGAAAATACAACTTGTTCATACCTTAAATGGTTCGGGTTTAGCAGTAGGTCGTACTTTAGTTGCAATTATGGAAAACTATCAAATGGCTGATGGTCGTATTGAAATTCCAGAAGTGTTACGCCCATACATGAAAGGTTTAGAATATATCGGTTAA
- the lrp gene encoding leucine-responsive transcriptional regulator Lrp: protein MIDNKKRPGKDLDRIDRNILNELQKDGRISNVELSKRVGLSPTPCLERVRRLERQGFISGYTALLNPHYLDASLLVFVEITLNRGAPDVFEQFNMAVQKLEEIQECHLVSGDFDYLLKTRVPDMSAYRKLLGETLLRLPGVNDTRTYVVMEEVKQSNRLVIKTR, encoded by the coding sequence ATGATTGATAATAAAAAACGTCCGGGTAAAGATCTTGATAGAATAGACCGGAATATTCTAAATGAGCTTCAAAAAGATGGTCGTATTTCAAACGTTGAACTATCTAAGCGTGTAGGTTTATCACCAACGCCTTGTTTAGAGCGTGTACGTCGTTTAGAACGCCAAGGATTTATTTCTGGTTATACTGCACTGTTAAACCCACACTACTTAGATGCATCACTACTGGTATTCGTGGAAATCACATTAAACCGCGGTGCGCCAGATGTTTTTGAACAATTTAATATGGCTGTTCAAAAACTTGAAGAAATCCAAGAATGTCATTTAGTTTCTGGTGATTTTGACTATCTGTTGAAAACTCGTGTACCTGATATGTCCGCTTACCGTAAATTACTCGGTGAAACACTGTTACGTCTTCCAGGTGTTAATGACACACGTACATACGTGGTTATGGAAGAAGTTAAACAAAGTAACCGTCTTGTAATTAAAACTCGCTAA
- the trxB gene encoding thioredoxin-disulfide reductase: protein MSTIKHSKLIILGSGPAGYTAAVYAARANLEPVLITGVEKGGQLTTTTEVENWPGDPEGLTGPGLMDRMFQHAEKFNTEIISDHINKVDLKNRPFRLFGDEQEYTCDALIIATGASARYIGLPSEESFKGRGVSACATCDGFFYRNQKVAVVGGGNTAVEEALYLANIASEVHLIHRRDSFRSEKILINRLMDKVNSGNIILHTDRTLDEVLGDDMGVTKVRLKDTKSDKTEELDVMGVFIAIGHSPNTAIFDGQLELDNGYIKVQSGTQGNATQTSIEGVFAAGDVMDHIYRQAITSAGTGCMAALDAERYLDALKSN from the coding sequence ATGAGCACCATCAAACATAGCAAACTTATTATTTTAGGTTCTGGCCCTGCGGGTTATACCGCCGCCGTTTATGCTGCAAGAGCAAACTTAGAACCAGTACTGATTACGGGTGTTGAAAAAGGCGGTCAGCTGACAACGACAACAGAAGTCGAAAACTGGCCCGGTGACCCAGAAGGGTTAACAGGTCCTGGATTAATGGACCGCATGTTTCAGCACGCTGAAAAATTTAATACAGAGATTATCTCTGACCATATTAATAAAGTCGATCTGAAAAACCGTCCATTTCGCCTATTTGGTGATGAACAAGAATACACTTGTGATGCTTTAATTATCGCAACAGGTGCTTCTGCACGTTATATCGGTTTACCTTCAGAAGAATCTTTTAAAGGCCGAGGCGTTTCAGCTTGTGCAACCTGTGATGGATTTTTCTATCGTAATCAGAAAGTCGCTGTTGTCGGTGGCGGAAATACCGCTGTGGAAGAAGCTCTTTATTTAGCAAATATTGCATCAGAAGTTCATCTGATCCACCGCCGTGATTCTTTCCGTTCTGAAAAGATCTTAATTAACCGTTTAATGGACAAAGTTAACAGTGGCAACATTATTTTGCATACTGATCGTACCTTAGACGAAGTTCTTGGCGATGATATGGGTGTAACGAAAGTTCGCTTAAAAGATACTAAGAGCGATAAAACCGAAGAATTAGATGTTATGGGTGTCTTTATCGCTATTGGTCATAGCCCTAATACTGCTATTTTTGATGGCCAATTAGAATTAGACAACGGTTACATCAAAGTGCAATCAGGTACGCAAGGTAATGCAACACAAACCTCTATCGAGGGTGTTTTCGCCGCAGGTGACGTAATGGATCACATTTATCGTCAAGCAATTACCTCCGCAGGTACAGGCTGTATGGCTGCTTTAGATGCAGAACGCTACTTAGACGCACTAAAATCCAACTAA
- a CDS encoding replication-associated recombination protein A: MSNLSLDFSRNEFQPLAARMRPETLEQYIGQTHLLAEGKPLPRAIKAGQLHSMILWGPPGTGKTTLAEIIGRYAQADIERLSAVTSGIKEIRESIEIARQNRNAGRRTILFVDEVHRFNKSQQDAFLPHIEDGTITFIGATTENPSFELNSALLSRARVYLLRSLTEADIELVLQQALDDPERGLGGRNIILPDDTRKMIAQLVNGDARRSLNLLEMMADIAEVDNQGKRVLTPALLTEISGERSARFDNKGDRFYDLISALHKSVRGSAPDAALYWYARIITAGGDPLYVARRLLAIASEDVGNADPRAMQVAIAAWDCFTRVGPAEGERAIAQAIVYLACAPKSNAVYTAFKAAIADAKSKPDYDVPEHLRNAPTKLMKEMGLGAEYRYAHDEPNAYAAGEVYFPKEMADTQYYYPVKRGLEIKLAEKLDWLAQQDQNSTTKRYRKM, from the coding sequence TTGAGTAATTTATCACTCGATTTTTCACGCAATGAGTTCCAACCTTTAGCGGCAAGAATGCGACCTGAAACGTTGGAGCAATATATCGGACAAACTCATTTACTTGCTGAAGGTAAACCATTGCCTCGAGCGATTAAAGCGGGTCAATTGCATTCTATGATCTTATGGGGACCTCCTGGTACGGGTAAAACCACCCTTGCTGAGATCATTGGCCGCTATGCGCAAGCTGATATAGAAAGATTATCTGCGGTGACATCGGGTATTAAAGAAATCAGAGAATCTATTGAAATTGCGCGCCAAAACCGCAATGCAGGACGTAGAACGATCCTATTTGTTGATGAAGTTCATCGTTTTAATAAGAGTCAACAAGATGCCTTTTTACCTCATATCGAAGACGGCACGATCACTTTTATTGGTGCAACAACAGAAAACCCCTCTTTTGAATTAAATTCAGCGTTGCTATCCAGAGCAAGAGTTTATCTATTACGTTCATTAACCGAAGCTGATATTGAGTTAGTTCTACAACAAGCGCTGGACGATCCTGAAAGGGGTTTAGGCGGACGTAATATTATCCTGCCAGATGATACACGCAAAATGATTGCACAATTGGTTAATGGTGATGCGCGCCGTTCATTGAATTTACTTGAAATGATGGCGGATATCGCTGAAGTTGATAATCAAGGAAAACGAGTATTAACACCGGCATTACTGACAGAAATCAGTGGTGAACGAAGTGCCCGTTTTGATAATAAAGGTGATCGCTTTTACGATCTTATCTCTGCATTGCATAAATCGGTAAGAGGCTCAGCGCCTGATGCTGCGCTTTATTGGTATGCAAGGATCATAACAGCCGGTGGCGATCCACTTTATGTTGCTCGTCGCTTATTAGCGATTGCATCCGAAGATGTGGGAAATGCCGATCCTCGTGCTATGCAAGTGGCAATAGCTGCATGGGATTGTTTTACGCGAGTAGGTCCTGCAGAAGGTGAGCGTGCTATTGCTCAAGCAATTGTATATCTGGCTTGCGCTCCCAAAAGTAATGCTGTTTATACCGCATTTAAAGCAGCCATTGCTGATGCTAAAAGTAAACCTGATTATGATGTACCTGAGCATTTGCGTAATGCACCAACAAAATTAATGAAAGAAATGGGGCTTGGTGCTGAATATCGATACGCCCATGACGAGCCTAATGCTTATGCAGCCGGAGAGGTCTATTTCCCTAAAGAAATGGCTGATACGCAGTACTATTACCCAGTGAAAAGAGGGTTAGAGATCAAGCTTGCAGAGAAATTAGACTGGCTTGCTCAACAAGATCAAAATAGTACGACAAAACGCTATCGCAAAATGTAA